GGTCGGGCTCATGTTCGGCCTCGCCGGGCTGTGCGCCTTCGGGTTCGTCGTCGTCTACGCCGGTGCCGGCTGGTTCCTGCCCGACTGGCAGTGGGAGCTGGGCAGCAGCTCGTTCAGCGTGCTCTACACGCCGCTGCTGGGGCTGCTCATGGCGCTGGCCTTCACCTTCGTCGGCGTGGGGCTGGTGCTCTACACCAAGAAGCTGCTGCCGCACGAGACCGCGGTCCAGGACAAGCACGACGGCTCCCACTTCGACCGGGTGACCACCGGCGCCACCCTCGTCGGCGGTCTGCACGACAGCGGTCTGGCCCGCCGCAAGCTCATCACCCGTTCCCTGGCCTTCATGGGCGGCGGGCTGGGCCTCATGCTCGTCGCCCCGCTCGGCGGCCTGATCAAGGACCCCAACGAGGGCGACCCGCTGGGCACCACGGAGTGGGCCGAGGGCGTCCGCCTCCTCCGCGACGACGGCACCCCGATCCGCCCCGGCGACCAGGAGCCCGGCTCCCTGGAGACGGTCTTCCCGGCCGTCCCGGAGGGCAACCGGCTCGCCGACGCCGCGACGATGCTCATCCGGCTGCGTCCCTCGCAGCAGGAGTCGGCCGTGCCGCGCAGCGGCCAGGAGGACTTCGGCTACGGCGACTACGTCGCCTACTCCAAGATCTGCACGCACGCCGGCTGCCCGGTGTCGCTGTACGAGCAGGAGACCAGCCGCATCCTCTGCCCGTGCCACCAGTCGCAGTTCGACGTGACCCAGGGCGCCAAGCCGATCTTCGGCCCTGCCACCCGGTCCCTCCCGCAGCTGCCCATCACAGTCGACGACGAGGGGTTCTTCGTCGCACGCAGCGACTACATTGAGGCTGTGGGTCCCACCTACTGGAACCGGGAGCGCATCTGATGGCTCGTAACGCCACCGCGCCGGGGGCGCCGAAGACGCTCCTCGGCAAGGCCGCTCTCGAGGTCGACGACCGGCTCATCGTCGCCGGCCCCCTGCGCAGGACGCTCAACAAGGTCTTCCCCGACCACTGGTCGTTCCTGCTCGGCGAGATCGCGCTCTACTCGTTCATCATCCTGCTGCTCACCGGCACGTACCTCACCTTCTTCTTCCAGGCCTCGATGACCGAGGTCGTCTACGACGGTGCGTACGCGCCGCTGCGCGGCGTCGACATGTCGATCGCCTACGCCTCGACGCTGGACATCTCCTTCGACGTCCGCGGCGGTCTGCTGATCCGGCAGATGCACCACTGGGCGGCCCTGCTCTTCGTCGCCTCGATCGTCGTCCACATGCTGCGGATCTTCTTCACCGGCGCCTTCCGCCGGCCGCGGGAGACCAACTGGCTGATCGGTGTCGCGCTGCTGGTGCTGGCCCTGGTCGAGGGCATGACCGGTTACACCATGCCCGACGACCTGCTCTCCGGCACCGGTCTCCGGATCATCAGCGCGATCATCCTGTCGATCCCGGTGATCGGGACGTGGGCGCACTGGGCCGTGTTCGGCGGCGACTACGTCGGTGAGCTGATCGTCGGCCGGTTCTACATCGTCCACGTGCTGCTGATCCCGGCGATCCTGCTCGGCCTGATCGCGGTGCACCTGCTGATCCTGGTCAAGCAGAAGCACACGCAGTTCCCCGGCCCGGGTCGCACCGAGCACAACGTGGTCGGCAACCGGCTCTTCCCGGCCTTCGCCGGCAAGGCGACCGGGCTGCTGCTCGTGGTCTTCGGTGTCGTCGCCGCTCTCGGCGGGCTGGTCCAGATCAACCCGGTGTGGCTGTGGGGCCCGTACAACCCCGCGCAGGTGTCCGCGGCGTCGCAGCCGGACTGGTACGTCATGTTCCTCGACGGGTCGACGCGACTGTTCCCCGCCTGGGACATCTACCTGCCGGGCAACTACAACATCCCGGCACTGTTCTTCCCGACGCTGGTCCTGCCCGGAATCCTCTTCACGCTGCTGGCGGCCTACCCCATGCTGGAGCGGAAGCTGACCGGCGACACCGCCTCGCACCACCTCCTGCAGCGCCCGCGCGACGTCCCCGTGCGGACCTCGCTGGGCGTCATGGCGCTGTCGTTCTACCTCGTGCTGCTGCTGTCGGGCGGCAACGACGTCATCGCCGACAAGTTCGACATCAGCCTCAACGCGATGACCTGGATCGGCCGCATCGGCCTGATCATCCTGCCGCCGATCGCCTACGTGGTGACCTACCGGATCTGCCTGGGTCTGCAGCAGCACGACCGCGAGGTCCTCGAGCACGGCATCGAGACCGGTGTCATCCGCCGGCTCCCGCACGGTGAGTTCATCGAGGTCCACCAGCCGCTCGGCCCGGTCGACCACCACGGTCACGGCGAGCTCGCCTACGGCGGTGCTCCGGTGCCCAAGAAGATGAACCAGGTGGGCGGTGCCCGCCGCGCCATCCGCGGGTTCTTCTCGCCCATCGAGGAGCCCGCCGCTGTCGAGCTCGAGCAGCGCGGCGAGGAGCGCGGGCTGGCCTCGGCCGACCCGCACCGCGAGCTGACCACGAGCGGCCGTCCGGCCGAGGGCGGACGGCCCTCCGAGGGTGGGCGACCGTCCGAGGGCGGGCGTCCCTCCGAGGGTGGGCGACCGTCCGAGGGTGGGCGGCCGCAGGCGCCGCGCGACTGACGCACACAGCACTCCCAGCAGGGCCCCGGTGGAACCTCCCACCGGGGCCCTGCTGCATCCGGACCCGCTGCTCCTGAGGTCGGCCGTCGTACGGCCGGCCCTTCGGGGAACGGGGGCGACGGCGCCGCGTGATCCCGGCGGCGTCCGGGCGTGACCGCCCGTCCCTACGAGCGGGCTCGGCAGGGGTCGGGTCCCGAGGGGTCCGGAGCGCCGCTCGACCCCTGTCACGCCGTCGGGCACCACCCCACCCGGGAGCAGGATCCCCGGCTCGTCGGCCGCCACAGCGCCTCTCAGGCACCGTCCTCGCCGCACGACGCAGACGTGCAGCCGACCGCCCGGTGGTCAGGGCGGCTCCGCGGTGGCCTGCAGGGCCGCAGACGGACGCCGCCGCCCCGAGTGGGGGGCGACCAGCGGCACCGACCGCAGGGGCCGCGGCGGAGCGGCTCCTGCTCGCGGTGCTCACCGAGCCGTGACCACCGGTCGGACTCCCGGGTCGTGGTCAGGCCCCGTGGAGGACCGGGGTGTCACCCGGCGGACCAGCCCGCGGCCGGGACGCACGTGCGCTCGGCACGCGGCCCGGACGGCCGGTCCGCGACAGGGCGTCCCTCGGGACCGGCCGTCCGCGTCACCGGTGACGGCTCCGCCGGTCGACGGTGGCGCCCGTCGTCAGCGGGCCCCGGTGGGCGACGACGGCGCACCCACCCACGGCACGAGGGCCCTCCCCGCCGGTGCGGGAGAGGGCCCTCGGGAGCTGCGAGACGGTCAGCTAGACTGTGCGTTCTGCCCGACGTAGTACTCGAACAGCAGCCCGCCCACGGTGATCAGGATCGCGACGGTGCCGATGAGGATCAGCCACACGTACCAGTAGGCCAGGCCCAGGCCGGTGATGGCGGCCGAGGAGGCGATGGCGAAGGGCCAGTAGCTGCTCGGGCTGAAGAAGCCGAGCTCACCGGCGCCCTCGGCGATCTCGGCGTCCTTGCGGTCCTCGGGGCGGGCGTCGATGCGGCGGGACACGAACCAGAAGAACCCGCCGATGAGCCCGGTGAGCCCCGCGGACAGGACCAGGGCGGTGGTGCCGATCGGCTCGCGCGACCAGAAGCCGTAGACGGCTGCGGCGACGACGCAGAAGATCGCGATGAGGTTGAAGATCAGCGCTTCGACCTTCACGGTCGTCCTCCCTGCTCAACGGTGTCAGCGACGCGTGCGTGGGCCGGCTCGGTCATCAGTCGGCGGCCTGCTGGTAGTACCCGTCACCCACGCGGAACGGCCGGGTCGTGGTGGCCTCGCCCTCCTGGCCGATGGTCTCGAGGGCCTCGTAGGTGCTCTGGCCGGACTCGCGGGCGGCGAGGTAGGCCTCGTAGTCCTCGGAGCTGACGGCCCGCACCTCGAAGTTCATGTACGCGTGGTAGCTCCCGCACAGCTCGGCGCACCGGCCGACGTAGGAGCCCTCCTCGTTGACGACGACCTCGAAGACGTTGTCCCGGCCGTTGTCGTTACCCGGGATGACGTCGAGCTTGAAGAGGAACTCCGGCACCCAGAACGAGTGGATGACGTCGGCGGAGGCGACCTCGAAACGGACGGTCTCGTCGGTCGGCATGACCAGGATCGGGATCTCGTCGGTCGTCCCCACGGTGTTGACCGGCTCGCCGTCGTCACCGGTGGTCTCCGGGTAGACGAACTGCCAGTTCCACTTGAAGGCGTTGACCGCGATCGTCCGGTCGGGCTCGTCGCTGCGCTCGAGCACGTCGTTCTGCACGACGACGGTGAAGAAGAACAGACCCGCGATGATGATGAACGGGAAGATCGAGTAGGCGATCTCGAGCGGCAGGTTGTACGCCGTCTGCCGCGGGAGCTCGTCGCCCTTCTTCTTGTGGAACAGCACCGACCAGATGATCAGGCCCCACACGATGAAGCCGACGATGAGCGCCGCGATCACCGAGCCGGTCCAGAGCTGACGGACGCCCTCGGACTGTTCGGTGACGCCCTCGGGGAAACCGAAGCGCCAGAACTCGTTGTTCAGGTCGCACCCGGTGAGGGTGAGCGCCCCCAGGAGACCGAGCGCGGCGACCCGCGCGAGCCTGCTGCGTCGAGCCACTGCTCGCTGCCTCCTCGTTCCCCCACCCGGGTGACGGGCGGATCCACCGGCGCGACCGCCCGCGGGGAGCCCCGCAGGTCCGTGCGCCGACCTCAGTCTGGGCCGAGACTAGCCGACCCCGCACGGCGGCCGGCGACCGGAGACGGACGGCGGCGGGTTGGCGCCACGCCGCCGGACTCCGGGCTCGACCGCGGGCCGGATCGCGGGCCCGACGTGCGAGGGGACGACGTCCGGGGACGACGTCCGCGGCACGGCCCCGGCGAGCCCGGACCGGCCGCCGCGGCCCCGGTCCGCCCGGGTCCCCGCGGGCGGACCGCGGGTGCCGGTGACGCCCCTCACCGCAGCGCCGCCCCGGCTGTCGCGGCGGTTAGAGTCGGAGACGTGTGGACGCGTCTGCTGACCTGGAGGTGGGTGCTCCTGCACCTGCTGGTCGCCGCGCTGTTCGTCGCCACCTTCTTCCTCGGCTACTGGCAGCTGAGCAAGGCCGAGGACGGCGGCGGCGCGGTCAACTGGAGCTACGCGCTGCAGTGGCCGCTGTACGGCTTCATGGGCCTGTGGTTCTACGTGCGCATGGTGCGCGAGGAGCTGCACCGGGACCCCGACGAGGACGAGCCGGGCAACGCCGTCGTCCTCTACCAGCGGCCGCGGATCGACACCACGGGCGACCCGGAGCTGGCGGCGTACAACGCCTACCTCGCGGAGCTGAACGAGCGGGCGCTGGGGCAGAAGAGCGCGCATGGCCGCTGAGCGCACCGCGGAGCGCAGCCGGTTGCCGCGCGCGCTCGCCCGCCGGGTCGGGCAGGGCGTCCCCGCCGCTCTCCTCCGCTACCGCGTCATGGCCTGGGTCGTGGGCGTCCTGCTCATCGCGCTGGTCCTGGTCGCGGTGCCGGTCAAGTACCTGGCTGACGTCGACGAGCCGGTCGCCGTCATCGGCACCGCGCACGGCTGGCTCTACGCCGTCTTCTTCGTGACCGCCTGCGACCTCGCCCTGCGCGCCCGCTGGACGCTGCGGGGCACCGTCCTCGTGCTCCTGGCGGGCACCGTGCCCGTCCTGTCCTTCGTCGCCGAACGGATCGCCACCCGCAAGACCCGCGCCGGCGAGCGCGTCTGACCTGCGTCCCGGCCCCCGCGGCCGGGCTCGAGCCGACCCCCGGAGACCTGCGCCTCATGTGCGGCCTGCTGGCCTACCTGTCCACCGACGCCCCCCGGGTCGACGACGACCGTGTCGACGGCGTCCGCGAGGCGCTGCACTGCCTGCACCACCGCGGGCCCGACGACACCGCCGTCTGGGCCGACCCCAACGTGGTCCTCGCCTTCAACCGGTTGTCGATCATCGACGTCGAGGGCAGCCCGCAGCCACTCCCCTACGCCGCGGACCGCTACCGGATCCTCTTCAACGGCGAGATCTACAACTACGTCGAGCTGCGCGAGGAGCTGGCCGCGGCCGGCGCGCAGCTGACCACGCACGGCGACACCGAGACGATCGTCGCCGGCTACCACCTGTGGGGCCAGGACGTCGTCCGGCGGCTGCGCGGGATGTTCTCCTTCGTCATCTGGGACACCCACACCCGGACCGCCTTCGGCGCCCGCGACCCCTTCGGCATCAAGCCGCTGTTCACCGCGCGCCTGGCCGACGGCGGGCTGGTCCTCAGCTCGGAGAAGAAGGCGCTGCTGCAGCTGCTCGGCGGCAGCGAGGCCGCCGGCGGCGTCGACCCGGCCTCGCTGCAGCACTACCTGACGCTGCAGTACGTGCCCGAGCCCGCGACGCTGCACCGCGGCATCCGCCGGATCGAGAGCGGCACGAGCTTCACCGTCGTCGACGGGGAGCTGGCCACGGCCCGCTACTTCCACCCGTCCTTCCGGCCGCAGCCGGTCCCCGCCGGGGGCGAGCAGGACCTCTACGACCGCATCGCGGCGGTGCTCGACGAGTCGGTGGCCAAGCACATGCGCGCCGACGTCACCGTGGGCTCGTTCCTCTCCAGCGGCATCGACTCGACGGCGATCGCCGCACTGGCCCACCGCTACAACCCCGACCTCATGACCTTCACCGTCGGCTTCCAGCGGCAGGCGCAGTCGGAGGTCGAGATCGCCGCGGAGTCCGCGTCGATCCTCGGCGTCGAGCACGTACCGGTCGAGGTCACCGCCGAGGAGTTCGCCGCGGCCATCCCCGAGGTGGTCTGGTACCTCGACGACCCGGTCGCCGACCCCGCACTCGTGCCGCTGTACTTCGTGGCCCGCGAGGCCCGCAAGCACGTCAAGGTGGTGCTCTCCGGCGAGGGCGCCGACGAGCTGTTCGGCGGCTACACCATCTACCGTGAGCCGATCAGCCTGTCCTGGGCGTCGGCGCTGCCGCCGGCCGGCCGCCGGGCGATGGCCCGGATCGCCGACCTGCTGCCCGAGGGCGTGCGCGGCCAAGACCTGCTGCGCCGCGCCTCCACCCCGCTCGAGCAGCGCTACTACGGCAACGCCCGCAACATGCGCGACGACGAGCTCGCCGCGCTGCTGCCCGGCCGCGACCCCGACCTGTCGCACGTCGCGGTCACCGAGGACCTCTACCGGCGCACCCGCGAGGCCGGCTACGACGACGTGACGGCGATGCAGTACGTCGACCTGTTCACCTGGCTGCGCGGCGACATCCTGGTCAAGGCCGACAAGATGACCATGGCGAACTCCCTCGAGCTGCGGGTGCCCTTCCTCGACCCGGAGGTGTTCGCGATCGCCAGCTCGCTGCCGGTCGAGCAGCGGGTGCCCCGCCGCGGCCCCGGAGCCAGGGACAGGGCGACGAAGTACGCGCTGCGCCAGGCGATGCGGCAGATCGTGCCGCCGCGGATCATGAACCGGCGCAAGCTCGGCTTCCCCGTGCCGACGGCGGACTTCCTCGCCGGCCCGCTGCACGACTGGGCCCGCGGCATCGTCACCGACAGCCAGACGCAGGAGTGGCTCGACCGCGACGTCGTCCTCGGGCTGCTCGACCGGCTGCGCGCCGAGGAGGTGCCGAGCAAGCGCATCGCCCGCCAGCTGTGGTCGGTGCTGGTCTTCATGGTGTGGCACGGGATCTTCGTCGAGGAGCGGGTCGTCGTCGACGTCCCGGAGACGGTCTACCCGGTCAAGCTGTAGGGACGCCGACGGCGCCCGCCCCCAGAGGGGACGGGCGCCGTCGTGGTGACGTGCTGGGGCGGCCCCGTCGCGGGGCCCCGGGACTCGCGGAGCGTGTCCCGGGGGGCGACGGGGTCCTTACGTCAGTGGAACGAGTCGCCGCACGCGCAGGAGCCCTGCGCGTTCGGGTTGTCGATCGTGAAACCCTGCTTCTCGATGGTGTCGACGAAGTCGATCACCGCGCCGCCCAGGTACGGGCCGCTCATCCGGTCGACGATGACCTCGACGCCGCCGAACTCGAAGGTCTGGTCACCGTCGAGGAAGCGCTCGTCGAAGAAGAGCTGGTAGCGCAGGCCGGAGCAGCCACCGGGCTGGACGGCGATGCGCAGACGCAGGTCGTCGCGGCCCTCCTGGTCCAGCAGCGCCCTGACCTTGGCCGCCGCCGGCTCGCTGAGCAGCACGCCGGTGCTGCCGGCGGTCTCGGTGTCCTGCACCGTCATGTTCTGTCCTCCCACATCCGAGGGCGTCCGCTGCGGCACTCCCTGCAGCGGAGCAACAGCGCCGTGTCCGGCGCTGTTCCATGGCCGTCGCCCACTGTACGGCGCGCAGCCGGGACGGTCAGTCCCCTGCGCGGACGGACGTAGACTCCCGGACCGTGAAGCTCCGCCTGCCCGGGCGCCGCAACCGCGCCGAGGCCGCCCCCGACCCCGCCGCCGACCAGACCACGCAGCTGGTCAAGGCGGGTGGGAAGGGCCGGCCCACGCCCAGGCGCCACGAGGCCCAGGGGCGGCGTCCCGGTCCCCCGCCGCCGCCGCCCACCACCCGCAAGGAGGCCTACCGGCGGATGCGCGAGCAGCAGGCGCTGCGCAGGTCCGACCCCCGGGCCGGCGGGGGCCGCGGCGACGAGCTGTCCCTGCCCGCCCGCGACCGCGGCCCGGTGCGCAAGCTGGTGCGCGACGTCGTCGACGCCCGCCGCAACGCCGGCAGCTTCTTCCTCGGCGTGGCCGCGCTCGTCCTGGTCGGCTACTTCATCCCGAACCCGGCGGTGCAGAACTACACCGTCTTCGTCTGGTTCGCCTTCTTCCTGCTCATCGCCGGCGACTCGGTGTTCCTCGGCCGCCGGATCAAGAAGAAGGTCCTCGAGCGCTTCCCCGACCAGCCGCACCGCATGAAGGGGCTGGTCTGGTACGGCATCAGCCGGGCGACCATGATCCGCCGCTGGCGCTTCCCGAAGCCCGAGGTGGCGCTGGGCGCCGAGGTCTGAGCGGGTGGGCCCGGTGACGCCGGGCTAGCGTCGGGCGACGTGGAGCATCGACGCCTCGGCCGTTCGGGCCTGACCATCTCCGAGATCGCCTACGGCAACTGGCTCACCCACGGTGGCCAGGTCGAGGAGGACGCCGCGCAGTCCTGCGTGCGCGCCGCCCTGGACGCCGGCATCACGACCTTCGACACCGCCGACGTCTACGCCGGCACCCGCGCCGAGTCCGTGCTGGGGCGCGCGCTGGCCGGCCAGCGCCGCGAGGGGCTGGAGATCTTCACCAAGGTCTACTGGCCGACCGGTCCCGGCCCCAACGACCGCGGCCTGGGGCGCAAGCACGTCACCGAGAGCTGCGAGGCCTCGCTGCGCCGGCTGCAGACCGACCACATCGACCTCTACCAGGCCCACCGGTACGACGAGACGGTGCCGCTGGAGGAGACGATGACCGCCTTCGCCGACCTGGTGCGCGCCGGCAAGGTCCTCTACGTCGGCGTCTCGGAGTGGCGGGCCGAGGAGATCGCCGCCGGCGCGGCGCTGGCCCGCGACCTCGGCATCCAGCTCATCAGCAACCAGCCCCAGTACTCGATGCTGTGGCGGGTCATCGAGGACGAGGTCGTCCCCACCTCGCAGCGCGAGGGCGTCTCGCAGATCGTCTGGTCGCCGCTGGCGCAGGGCGTGCTGACCGGCAAGTACCGGCCCGGCGAGCAGCCGCCGGCCGGCAGCCGGGCCACCGACCCCGAGGCCGGCCGCTTCATCCGCCGGTTCATGGCCGACGACGTCCTCACCCGGGTGCAGGACCTGCGGCCGGTGGCCGACGACCTGGGCCTGTCGATGGCGCAGCTGGCGGTGGCGTGGGTGCTGCAGAACGAGAACGTGGCCGCGGCGATCATCGGGGCGACCCGCCCGGAGCAGGTGCACGACAACGTGAAGGCGGCCGGCGTCCGGCTGGAGGCCGACGTCCTGGCCCGGATCGACGAGGTCCTCGGCGACGTCGTCGAGCGCGACCCCGCCAGGACCGCGAGAGGCTGAGGGGAGGACCCCGGCCCGGACCTCGACGTCAGGTCGAGGTTCAGGCCGGGGCGAGCGCCATGGGGCCGTAGACCCGCTGGTCGCCGTCGAGGAGCGTCACGGTGGCCACGCCACGGCCGAGCAGGTCGCGCCAGTGCTCCCCCAGCCAGGACTCGGCGTCGCCCTGGTTGTCCGACCGCGGCACCTCGACGCCCAGCACGGCCGGGTCCAGGGTCGCACCGCTCGAGTCCTCCAGTCGCCACGTCCAGCTCATGTCCGCGAGGCTAGTGAGCCGACCCGGGTGGGTCCGGGACCGGCCGTGTCGTGGCCGGGGCGTGACCTCCCCGGGGTTAGCACGGTGATCGGCGGGGGCATGTCAGGTGATCGACCGTCCCGTCACGTCCGGAGGACCGATGACCACGCCCACGACGGGCGGCGCCTCGCGCGCCGCCCCGCCTCCCCCCTCGACGGAGGAGACCTCCACCGGCCAGCTGGTCAGCCAGCTAACCGAGCAGGTCTCCCGGCTCGTCCGTGACGAGACCCGCCTGGCGCAGGCCGAGATGACGCAGAAGGCCAAGCGCCTCGGCGTCGGCGCCGGGCTGTTCGGCGGCGCCGGCCTGTTCGGCTTCCTCGGGCTCTGCGTCCTGGTCGCCACCTTCGTGCTGCTGCTCGACCTGGTCCTGCCCGCCTGGCTGGCCGCGCTGATCGTCGCGGTCGTGCTGTTCGCGATCGCCGGCGTCCTGGCCCTGGTGGGCAAGAAGGACGTGCAGAAGGGGACGCCGCCGGTGCCCACCGAGGCGATCGCGAGCACCAAGGCCGACATCGCCGCGGTGAAGGAGAGTGCACGTCGATGAGCACCCCCTCCGGGAGCAGCTCGCCGTCCGGCGACGACGCGCGGCCCGACGCCGCGGCCGCGGGCCCGACCGACCCCGACGCCATCAAGGCCGACATCGAGGCGACCCGCGAGCAGCTCGGCCGCACCGTCGACGAGCTCAGCCACCGCCTCGACGTCCCCGCCCGGGCCAAGGAGGGCGCGGCCCGCGCCAAGGACACCGCCGTCGAGACCTACCGCGAGAGCCCGCCGGCCGTCGCCGGCGCCGGCGCGGCGCTGGCCGGGCTGGTCGGGCTGCTGGTGTGGCGCCGCCGGCGCAAGCGCCGCCGGGCGAGCGCCGAGGCCGCGACCAGCCGGGCCGTCCTGGAGGCGCGGGCCGAGGCCCGGCGGGCCCGCCGGGACGCCGCCCGGCACGCGGAGAAGGCCCGCAGGGCGGTCGCGAAGAACGCGAAGCGCGCCGCGCGCACGACCCGTACGAGGACGCGGAAGACCGCCAGGAGGGCACGCAGGTGAGCAGCAAGAGCGCCAAGCTGGTCTACCGTCCGGTCGGTCTGGCCGGCGGCATCCTCGCCGGTGTCGTCTCCGGCGCGGTGTTCAAGCAGATCTGGAAGCGCGTGTCCGGGGAGGACGACGCCCCCGACGCGCTGCAGAGCGAGTACCGGATGCGCGAGGTCGTGCTCGCCGCGGCCATCCAGGGTGCGATCTTCGCCGCGACCAAGGCCGCCATCGACCGCGCCGGCGCCCGCGGCTTCACCAAGCTGACCGGCAACTGGCCGGGCGACTGACGCGGCGCACGGAGACGGCGAGGGGGACGGACATGGCCGGGACCAGGCACCGCGACAGCGCGGTCGACCGGATCCGCGAGCGCGTCGAGGAGAAGGCGGCCCGGCGTGCGGCCGCGCGGGCGGCCGAGGAGCGGGCCGCCCGCGGTGAGGGCTCCCCGGACCCGGGGCGCGTCCCGCCGGGCGGGCCCTCCCCGCAGCAGCTGCCTGGGATTCACGCCGAGAAGCCCACGCAGATCCCGGCACGCGGCTGGAAGCAGATCGTCAAGCGGGCGTGGGCGGAGCACAACGCCGACAACATGCCGATCATCGGCGGGGGCGTGGCGTTCTTCGCCTTCCTGGCGATCTTCCCCGCCCTGATCGCGACGATCTCGATCTACGGGCTGGTCGCCAGCCC
This region of Geodermatophilus bullaregiensis genomic DNA includes:
- the qcrA gene encoding cytochrome bc1 complex Rieske iron-sulfur subunit: MSTHDTRPGSTGGADTPGPLHGGPDDDYTPEQLATIPREDLDRLGARYDGVEILHVEPGPEPGSTLEKRAVRQVGLMFGLAGLCAFGFVVVYAGAGWFLPDWQWELGSSSFSVLYTPLLGLLMALAFTFVGVGLVLYTKKLLPHETAVQDKHDGSHFDRVTTGATLVGGLHDSGLARRKLITRSLAFMGGGLGLMLVAPLGGLIKDPNEGDPLGTTEWAEGVRLLRDDGTPIRPGDQEPGSLETVFPAVPEGNRLADAATMLIRLRPSQQESAVPRSGQEDFGYGDYVAYSKICTHAGCPVSLYEQETSRILCPCHQSQFDVTQGAKPIFGPATRSLPQLPITVDDEGFFVARSDYIEAVGPTYWNRERI
- the qcrB gene encoding cytochrome bc1 complex cytochrome b subunit encodes the protein MARNATAPGAPKTLLGKAALEVDDRLIVAGPLRRTLNKVFPDHWSFLLGEIALYSFIILLLTGTYLTFFFQASMTEVVYDGAYAPLRGVDMSIAYASTLDISFDVRGGLLIRQMHHWAALLFVASIVVHMLRIFFTGAFRRPRETNWLIGVALLVLALVEGMTGYTMPDDLLSGTGLRIISAIILSIPVIGTWAHWAVFGGDYVGELIVGRFYIVHVLLIPAILLGLIAVHLLILVKQKHTQFPGPGRTEHNVVGNRLFPAFAGKATGLLLVVFGVVAALGGLVQINPVWLWGPYNPAQVSAASQPDWYVMFLDGSTRLFPAWDIYLPGNYNIPALFFPTLVLPGILFTLLAAYPMLERKLTGDTASHHLLQRPRDVPVRTSLGVMALSFYLVLLLSGGNDVIADKFDISLNAMTWIGRIGLIILPPIAYVVTYRICLGLQQHDREVLEHGIETGVIRRLPHGEFIEVHQPLGPVDHHGHGELAYGGAPVPKKMNQVGGARRAIRGFFSPIEEPAAVELEQRGEERGLASADPHRELTTSGRPAEGGRPSEGGRPSEGGRPSEGGRPSEGGRPQAPRD
- a CDS encoding cytochrome c oxidase subunit 4; the protein is MKVEALIFNLIAIFCVVAAAVYGFWSREPIGTTALVLSAGLTGLIGGFFWFVSRRIDARPEDRKDAEIAEGAGELGFFSPSSYWPFAIASSAAITGLGLAYWYVWLILIGTVAILITVGGLLFEYYVGQNAQSS
- the ctaC gene encoding aa3-type cytochrome oxidase subunit II, which codes for MARRSRLARVAALGLLGALTLTGCDLNNEFWRFGFPEGVTEQSEGVRQLWTGSVIAALIVGFIVWGLIIWSVLFHKKKGDELPRQTAYNLPLEIAYSIFPFIIIAGLFFFTVVVQNDVLERSDEPDRTIAVNAFKWNWQFVYPETTGDDGEPVNTVGTTDEIPILVMPTDETVRFEVASADVIHSFWVPEFLFKLDVIPGNDNGRDNVFEVVVNEEGSYVGRCAELCGSYHAYMNFEVRAVSSEDYEAYLAARESGQSTYEALETIGQEGEATTTRPFRVGDGYYQQAAD
- a CDS encoding metalloprotease, coding for MWTRLLTWRWVLLHLLVAALFVATFFLGYWQLSKAEDGGGAVNWSYALQWPLYGFMGLWFYVRMVREELHRDPDEDEPGNAVVLYQRPRIDTTGDPELAAYNAYLAELNERALGQKSAHGR
- a CDS encoding DUF3817 domain-containing protein codes for the protein MAAERTAERSRLPRALARRVGQGVPAALLRYRVMAWVVGVLLIALVLVAVPVKYLADVDEPVAVIGTAHGWLYAVFFVTACDLALRARWTLRGTVLVLLAGTVPVLSFVAERIATRKTRAGERV
- the asnB gene encoding asparagine synthase (glutamine-hydrolyzing); its protein translation is MCGLLAYLSTDAPRVDDDRVDGVREALHCLHHRGPDDTAVWADPNVVLAFNRLSIIDVEGSPQPLPYAADRYRILFNGEIYNYVELREELAAAGAQLTTHGDTETIVAGYHLWGQDVVRRLRGMFSFVIWDTHTRTAFGARDPFGIKPLFTARLADGGLVLSSEKKALLQLLGGSEAAGGVDPASLQHYLTLQYVPEPATLHRGIRRIESGTSFTVVDGELATARYFHPSFRPQPVPAGGEQDLYDRIAAVLDESVAKHMRADVTVGSFLSSGIDSTAIAALAHRYNPDLMTFTVGFQRQAQSEVEIAAESASILGVEHVPVEVTAEEFAAAIPEVVWYLDDPVADPALVPLYFVAREARKHVKVVLSGEGADELFGGYTIYREPISLSWASALPPAGRRAMARIADLLPEGVRGQDLLRRASTPLEQRYYGNARNMRDDELAALLPGRDPDLSHVAVTEDLYRRTREAGYDDVTAMQYVDLFTWLRGDILVKADKMTMANSLELRVPFLDPEVFAIASSLPVEQRVPRRGPGARDRATKYALRQAMRQIVPPRIMNRRKLGFPVPTADFLAGPLHDWARGIVTDSQTQEWLDRDVVLGLLDRLRAEEVPSKRIARQLWSVLVFMVWHGIFVEERVVVDVPETVYPVKL
- a CDS encoding HesB/IscA family protein yields the protein MTVQDTETAGSTGVLLSEPAAAKVRALLDQEGRDDLRLRIAVQPGGCSGLRYQLFFDERFLDGDQTFEFGGVEVIVDRMSGPYLGGAVIDFVDTIEKQGFTIDNPNAQGSCACGDSFH
- a CDS encoding DUF3043 domain-containing protein, which encodes MKLRLPGRRNRAEAAPDPAADQTTQLVKAGGKGRPTPRRHEAQGRRPGPPPPPPTTRKEAYRRMREQQALRRSDPRAGGGRGDELSLPARDRGPVRKLVRDVVDARRNAGSFFLGVAALVLVGYFIPNPAVQNYTVFVWFAFFLLIAGDSVFLGRRIKKKVLERFPDQPHRMKGLVWYGISRATMIRRWRFPKPEVALGAEV
- a CDS encoding aldo/keto reductase family protein, whose protein sequence is MEHRRLGRSGLTISEIAYGNWLTHGGQVEEDAAQSCVRAALDAGITTFDTADVYAGTRAESVLGRALAGQRREGLEIFTKVYWPTGPGPNDRGLGRKHVTESCEASLRRLQTDHIDLYQAHRYDETVPLEETMTAFADLVRAGKVLYVGVSEWRAEEIAAGAALARDLGIQLISNQPQYSMLWRVIEDEVVPTSQREGVSQIVWSPLAQGVLTGKYRPGEQPPAGSRATDPEAGRFIRRFMADDVLTRVQDLRPVADDLGLSMAQLAVAWVLQNENVAAAIIGATRPEQVHDNVKAAGVRLEADVLARIDEVLGDVVERDPARTARG
- a CDS encoding phage holin family protein encodes the protein MTTPTTGGASRAAPPPPSTEETSTGQLVSQLTEQVSRLVRDETRLAQAEMTQKAKRLGVGAGLFGGAGLFGFLGLCVLVATFVLLLDLVLPAWLAALIVAVVLFAIAGVLALVGKKDVQKGTPPVPTEAIASTKADIAAVKESARR